The genomic window ACAATATTGCTAAATCAGTAATCAACAACAAAAACTACTCTCCCTTAAATAACCATTATTTATTTGCCGATCCCAGAGGAGGCAGTACTTGGTTAACAGAAATGGTGCAAAAAATAACTAATGAGCCTATTATTTGGGAACCTTTACATTTAAATCGTAAATCTAGTCCTTTTAAAGCTTTAAATTTTGATTGGCGACAATATATACCTGAGGATGAAACTTGGGAAAGTGCAAAAAATAGTTTTAATCTTCTTTTTAAAGGTAAGGTTCTTAATGATGGTGTTTTATATCATTCAACTTTTAAACAATGCCTAACATCAAGTAGCTTATTATTCAAGATATGTAGAGGTAGCGGATTGATTCCTTGGTTAACCAAAAATCATGACTTTAATTATAAACCTATACATTTAATAAGACATCCTTTTGCTGTCGTCTCTTCTCAATTAAGACATGGAGGATGGAGTCAACATAAATTTACGCAATTCAACATCCCTGAAACACCTTACAACCAATACTATATAGAACATTCTGAGTTTCTAAAATCTCTAAAATCTATTGAGCAAGTTATGGTTGCTATGTGGTGTATTTCTAATTTAAGAACTTTAAATAATAAACGTAATAATTGCGACTGGATTACTATAAATTATGAAGATTTAATTTTAAATCCTTATGAAATAATGAACATCATTCTAGATCAATGGCATAATGATTATGATATATCTCAACTAGATTTTTTTAAAAACAGTAAGACTACAAAAGATGATAGTCCTAAGTCTAAAGAAAAAAGAATAACTCATTGGGAAAAGAATTTATCTGAAATACAAAAAAAAGATATGGGAACGGTTTTAGATTACTTTAATGTTACGCATTACGCCAAGGACAATCCCTACCCTATCAAACCTTTTATTACTAAAATATCTGACAAATAAAATTTAAAAAAAGCCTTGGGTATTAGAGATATGGATTGAGTCGGTATTTTTGCCGTTCTTGGTTTGAAGGTATTTATTAACTATAATGGTAATCCATATTCATCAGCATTACAAATCTGATCTTATTGGGTTTTAATATCTAGTGAAAAAATATACTTTGCTTTGTTGTTAAATAGATTTTAAAATGACAGAAAAAGCTAAATCGTTAAAAGCAAGTTAGGGTCTGGGCAATTGGTTTTATAAAAGCCTAAATCGAGTTGATTGCTCACACCTGGATAATCGCCTTTGTAATTCTGAATATCCTTTATAATCTGAAAATGCAAATGTGGTGCATAATCTCCATTTACGTCAGCAGTACCTAGAGTTGCTATTTGTTGCCCTTGCTTTACATCTATTCCAATCTCTAAATTATTGATAGATTCTAAGCTTAAATGACCATATAAAGTGAAAAATGTTTTATTTTCTATACTATGCTCTAAAATTATGGTTGGCCCATAATCACCATAATTAATGTTATTCTTAAAACTGTGAACTTTACCATCTAAAGGTGCATAGACAGCTGTACCAGCTTCTACCCAAAGATCTAATCCCAAATGAATATTGCGTTCTTCTTCTGGTTTGGCAGTATTAAAATAATCACTTCTATTATAAATACCTCGATGCTCTAAATAACCTCCAAAAGCCACTTTAGCGTTATTGGTTTTTAAATGATTCCAAATGTAAATTTCTAAGGCTTTAGACGATGATACATCAACATTATCTAATTCTTTATTATGAATAGATAAATCCAGTGGTATATAAGTATTCCTAGAAACCTCAGTATGAATTAAAGGGTGTGCTTGAAGCGATTTTAGAAATTCTTCAAAAGAAGATAGGTCCATAAAAAACAAAATTTCCACAAAAATAAGAATCTATTTTAATGGAAAACAGGAAGAAAAATTGAATATACCCTTTAGAAAATGTTTTAACTAAAGGGCTAATTCATAATAACATTGCTGAACTTAGCATTGACAACAATGCTTCTGTCAGAGCTTTGACCTTCTGGATAATTTCTGATGGTCTTTTGCGATGTTGCTTTATTATTGAATTTAGAACGATTACCTTTAAAATACATGCTATAATCCACATTTTGAGGTAAGTTGACAAAAGCATCACTATTCTCTAAGACTAAATTAAGGTTCTTAAACGTCTCAGCAAGATTAGAAATCGTAAGGTCACCAAAGCTTCCGTCTATAATACCTGTTTCCGTTAAGGTTTCAATATTAATGTTTGAAGACTTAGCATTCAGCACCAAATTATTTACATTTTTAATCTGTGCTTTATCCACGTAATTCAAATTCAAAGTACCTAAATTCCATGAATTTATTACTACTGGCGAGTAAGATACATTGATGGAGGTCTCCCCTCCATCAATGTTATCTGCTACCAAAAAGGCGTGAGAGATATCTCCTTG from Winogradskyella sp. MH6 includes these protein-coding regions:
- a CDS encoding sulfotransferase; its protein translation is MKPLTEHWRVKKLKNNIAKSVINNKNYSPLNNHYLFADPRGGSTWLTEMVQKITNEPIIWEPLHLNRKSSPFKALNFDWRQYIPEDETWESAKNSFNLLFKGKVLNDGVLYHSTFKQCLTSSSLLFKICRGSGLIPWLTKNHDFNYKPIHLIRHPFAVVSSQLRHGGWSQHKFTQFNIPETPYNQYYIEHSEFLKSLKSIEQVMVAMWCISNLRTLNNKRNNCDWITINYEDLILNPYEIMNIILDQWHNDYDISQLDFFKNSKTTKDDSPKSKEKRITHWEKNLSEIQKKDMGTVLDYFNVTHYAKDNPYPIKPFITKISDK
- a CDS encoding peptidoglycan DD-metalloendopeptidase family protein, with product MDLSSFEEFLKSLQAHPLIHTEVSRNTYIPLDLSIHNKELDNVDVSSSKALEIYIWNHLKTNNAKVAFGGYLEHRGIYNRSDYFNTAKPEEERNIHLGLDLWVEAGTAVYAPLDGKVHSFKNNINYGDYGPTIILEHSIENKTFFTLYGHLSLESINNLEIGIDVKQGQQIATLGTADVNGDYAPHLHFQIIKDIQNYKGDYPGVSNQLDLGFYKTNCPDPNLLLTI